The following proteins are co-located in the Pseudomonadota bacterium genome:
- a CDS encoding ISAs1 family transposase: MAFQEDHARHRARNTAQNMTTLRHFALNLVRRDGKRKVGIATARKSAGWDKNYLLSLLTNPVP; this comes from the coding sequence CATGGCCTTTCAGGAGGACCACGCCCGCCATCGCGCTCGAAACACCGCCCAGAACATGACCACGCTACGCCACTTCGCACTCAACCTCGTCCGGCGTGATGGCAAACGCAAAGTCGGCATCGCCACCGCCAGAAAGAGCGCTGGATGGGACAAAAACTACCTCCTCAGCCTCCTTACCAACCCGGTTCCCTAG